The genomic DNA AAAACAAAAAGATAGCGCAGGGTGCATGATTATGCACCCTGATTGGGAACCAACCAGCTATATCCCTATAGTGCAGCCCAAGCCTGGCGTACGCATTGTACCAGAGAGCGAATATGTGCTCTACTAAAATCAAAAGCAACACCAGCAGTTTGGTAAACCTTACGCATAGAAGCTGTATGCCCTAGCTTTAATGCATTTAAGTAGTCCTGCAATGCTTGTTTAGGATTTTCCAACGCATTTTTCCACACGCCAATGGCGCCAAGCTGCGCAATAGCATATTCGATATAGTAGAAAGGCACTTCAAAAAGATGGAGTTGTTTTTGCCATAAATGGTTTTTAACCAATTCATAATCAGTCCAATCGGTTATGCTGTCTGAAAAACTGCTAAAGATACGGTTCCAGTTTGCTGCCCGCTCTTCTAAGGTATGATCAGGATTTTCATAAACCCAATGCTGAAAGGCATCAATAGTAGCCATCCATGGCAAACAACTGATCACATGAATCAAATGATCTTTTTTGGCACGATTGAGCTCCTCTTGATTGGCAAAGAAAAGATCCCAATGGGGCATCGTAAGCAACTCCATAGACATAGAAGCCAGTTCTGCAATCTCTGATGGACAATGTTTAAAAGCATTTAGGCGCAAGCCATGCACTAAAAAAGAATGAACGGCATGGCCTCCTTCATGCAGCATGGTCAGTAGATCACCTAACGTAGCAGCGGCATTCATAAAAATGAAAGGAACCCCTGTCTCATCCAAAGGATAATTATACCCACCAGGTGCTTTTCCCTTACGGGAGGCCAAATCCAAATGGCCCATCTGTTCCATGGTACGCAAACAATCTGCCAAAAAAGGATCCAACCGATCAAATACCTTAATGGTTTTAGCAATCAACTCTGTTGGATCTCTAAAGGGTCGCAATGGCTTTCTGCCCTGTAGATCTACTGCGTGATCAAATGGTTGCAATCTAACCAATCCCAGTTGCTTTTTACGATCTGCTGCCAACTCATTGAGGAGCGGTACAATTTCTTCTCGAATGGCTGTATGAAAGGTAAAACAATCCGCCGGAGTATAATCAAACCGATTCATAGAGACAAAAGCATAGTCTCTAAAATTCTTAAAGCCAGCATTCAATGCCAATTGATGACGTTGCTGAATCAGGCTGGAGTAGAGTCCATTTAGTGCATCTTTATCTTGCAACCTGCGTTGCTGTACCTTATCATACACCTCTTTGCGAAAAACCCTATCGGTAGATTCTAAATGGGCTGCAGCTTGTTGCAAGGTACATTCTTTTCCACCTATCTCTACCACCATTGCAGCTGAAATTACACCAAATTTACTCGTATTCAACTGAATTTCAGTTTGAATAGGTATATTTTCTGTCCTGTAACAACGCAATTGATTTTCAATCTTGCGAAAAAAGATATCATATTGCGCTTCCTTACGCAAGGTATGGACCTCTTTTGCGGCTAAAACTTTTTGATGCAATTGATCTGTAACTGCTGCTACATGAGGCGCTATGTCGGTAATATAGTACTCATAACGATTTTTAGCCGCTACATCAACAGTATCACAAGAAGTGTGAATATAACGCCATCCAGCATCTTCTTCTAATACCCCCTCTAGTTCACTCCAGTCGGCTAAAAACCGTATTAAATCCTCCAATGAGGCAAGATCTCTATCCAGTAGATTGCTATAAAAAGGTTGAATGGAAGCCCAGTCTGTTACAGTATAATCTACTGGCAAAAAAGTACGCATATATTTTTGAATCATGTTAATATATTTTGCATCTAGAATATTTTAGGATAATAAACACCCCATTTGACTTGCTTATTATTTAATACCATACTATTTTATAGGTAGGTTATACTAAAATAGTAAAAGTAATTACACGAACCCATATAGTTACATATAATTCATGGACACAGTCTCCTACCTAACTAACAATAATAAATGCTGTCATATGCTGTATAGCATACTGCTAACTTTTATCTTTTCATGTAACCAGCCAAGTTTCGTATATCGTATGCTTCCTAAGATGGAAACCACCTCTAAATCTACACAAAAACAAATTAATTCTATAAGAAGGTTCGCAAAACCTATAGGAGAAACATATTCATTACATACAGCAGTATGTAAAACTGCAGTGAAGTGGGTTTTGGCAATACTAGCACAAGACAACCTGGCGCATGAAGGCAAAAAAGATGACCCTGACATGCAAGTTAACCGACGAGATAAACACGGTTATCTGCCCATTCATTGGGCGGTGAGCAAAAATTTCTCATCCACAACTGACAAAAAAGTCAAGGATAATATAAGCATATTGAAATTACTGTTACAGTATCCTAATAGCAACCAAGCATGTAGAGATGGTAAGACTGTCCTGCATTGGGCAGTATGGAGTAGGCACCTAAAAGCTGCAAGTATAATATTAAAATATTTTAAAAATTATAGAAAAAAATTCCTATACTTTCTCCAACAAAAAGATAACGATAGTTTTACAGCGCTGCATTATGCAGTGGATAGGGATGAAAAAGGGAACTATACTGAAACAGATCTTAAAATATTGCAGACACTATTGGAGTATAGTGGTGTACATATCGACACACAAGACAATAACGGCATGACTATTCTGCATTGGGCAGTAGCCAATAATAATCTAGAGGCTGTAAAAGCAATATTGAAGCATGCTAAAGCAACAATGCCATA from Cardinium endosymbiont of Philonthus spinipes includes the following:
- a CDS encoding M3 family oligoendopeptidase — its product is MIQKYMRTFLPVDYTVTDWASIQPFYSNLLDRDLASLEDLIRFLADWSELEGVLEEDAGWRYIHTSCDTVDVAAKNRYEYYITDIAPHVAAVTDQLHQKVLAAKEVHTLRKEAQYDIFFRKIENQLRCYRTENIPIQTEIQLNTSKFGVISAAMVVEIGGKECTLQQAAAHLESTDRVFRKEVYDKVQQRRLQDKDALNGLYSSLIQQRHQLALNAGFKNFRDYAFVSMNRFDYTPADCFTFHTAIREEIVPLLNELAADRKKQLGLVRLQPFDHAVDLQGRKPLRPFRDPTELIAKTIKVFDRLDPFLADCLRTMEQMGHLDLASRKGKAPGGYNYPLDETGVPFIFMNAAATLGDLLTMLHEGGHAVHSFLVHGLRLNAFKHCPSEIAELASMSMELLTMPHWDLFFANQEELNRAKKDHLIHVISCLPWMATIDAFQHWVYENPDHTLEERAANWNRIFSSFSDSITDWTDYELVKNHLWQKQLHLFEVPFYYIEYAIAQLGAIGVWKNALENPKQALQDYLNALKLGHTASMRKVYQTAGVAFDFSRAHIRSLVQCVRQAWAAL
- a CDS encoding ankyrin repeat domain-containing protein: MLPKMETTSKSTQKQINSIRRFAKPIGETYSLHTAVCKTAVKWVLAILAQDNLAHEGKKDDPDMQVNRRDKHGYLPIHWAVSKNFSSTTDKKVKDNISILKLLLQYPNSNQACRDGKTVLHWAVWSRHLKAASIILKYFKNYRKKFLYFLQQKDNDSFTALHYAVDRDEKGNYTETDLKILQTLLEYSGVHIDTQDNNGMTILHWAVANNNLEAVKAILKHAKATMPYEDYKEFVQKKTFINQQPKEGSCPAIYWAISTGYEEEEEEEDIQVFRTTSLKIFNLLLHTVPIHDAYGINYQDHQGYTMAHWAVVQGRDDILQVLIKHNADLSLKDNKGYTISKTLTQAIAAAYNQKKWRLIEHLTKRDDSILNQLSSLASSKKGEQSNKRPSSEKERPFKKRLHLEQFE